A part of Candidatus Latescibacterota bacterium genomic DNA contains:
- a CDS encoding porin family protein: MMLKTRSLLSGALLTIFIVLSMTGAAFAQANSGKAVIHLGASYSQSLVDDAEAGFFGVDLFAGKMISNELCLGFHIGYDIVHNHSTNHFDPSVNDSVSFRERLGVVPFLAKAKYYFTLSPMVQVYVGAGAGVYRAVPSLGGNEVGTIKTAANCPGGAISIGLDYWFLLTAGVGFEFEYHMFSVPDGDMYSYYQIRVDYGIIKF, from the coding sequence ATGATGTTGAAAACGAGAAGCCTGCTGAGCGGTGCCTTATTGACTATTTTCATAGTCCTTTCAATGACCGGGGCGGCATTCGCCCAGGCTAACAGCGGCAAAGCTGTGATCCATCTCGGGGCGTCATACTCTCAGTCCCTCGTGGATGACGCCGAAGCCGGTTTCTTCGGTGTCGATCTATTCGCCGGCAAAATGATTTCCAACGAACTCTGCCTGGGATTCCACATCGGATATGATATCGTCCACAACCATTCGACAAATCATTTCGACCCCTCGGTGAACGACTCTGTCTCTTTCAGGGAGCGCCTCGGAGTGGTACCCTTCCTCGCGAAGGCCAAGTACTACTTTACTCTCAGCCCGATGGTCCAGGTTTACGTCGGCGCGGGCGCTGGAGTCTATCGCGCTGTTCCGTCACTTGGTGGTAATGAGGTCGGCACTATCAAGACTGCGGCGAACTGTCCGGGCGGTGCGATCAGCATTGGCCTGGATTACTGGTTTCTGCTGACGGCCGGTGTTGGGTTCGAGTTCGAGTACCACATGTTCAGTGTGCCAGATGGTGATATGTACAGCTATTACCAGATCCGTGTGGATTACGGGATAATCAAGTTCTAG
- a CDS encoding glycosyltransferase family 4 protein: MRIAILGIKGLPGHHGVEVVVDSLLPHLVELGHEITVYGYKSYTEVEGEYQGARVVAVKGSGAKPLEMISHMWNAALVSRKEDYDIIHIHSTDPCLLAGMVRARYGVIATSHGQAYVRKKWNIVARNMSKIAEHFFIRIPDMKTSVSKPLADYYNARYRKGVLHIPNGITMRVKPDAALLDKWGLKPSDFFFCSAGRIEKTKGLSTLVEAYRRMDTDIPLVIAGGGVATDEEYFRQLKAESPEGVRFMGFLTGDEFFALYAHASVFVFPSEYEAMSMALLEGLSFGTPTVYSDIPENEAVAAGIGFPFRVSDPVDLEAKLRHVLLNPHEAREKGNLAMDKVRANHSWGAIARQYDAVYKMMAGRSS, translated from the coding sequence ATGAGAATCGCTATCCTGGGAATCAAGGGGCTCCCTGGACATCACGGTGTCGAAGTCGTGGTCGATTCACTGTTGCCCCATCTTGTCGAACTCGGGCACGAGATCACCGTGTACGGGTACAAGTCGTATACAGAAGTGGAGGGCGAGTATCAGGGGGCCAGAGTCGTTGCCGTAAAAGGGAGCGGCGCAAAGCCTCTCGAGATGATATCCCACATGTGGAACGCAGCGCTCGTGTCCAGGAAAGAAGACTACGATATCATTCATATTCATTCCACCGATCCATGCCTTCTTGCCGGGATGGTCCGTGCACGGTACGGTGTGATCGCCACATCACATGGTCAGGCCTATGTCAGGAAGAAGTGGAATATTGTAGCGCGCAACATGTCTAAGATCGCCGAGCATTTTTTCATAAGGATCCCGGACATGAAGACATCTGTCTCAAAGCCGCTGGCCGACTATTACAATGCCCGGTATCGCAAGGGCGTTCTCCATATACCTAACGGGATCACTATGAGAGTCAAGCCCGATGCCGCACTGCTGGATAAATGGGGGCTCAAGCCTTCGGATTTTTTCTTCTGTTCGGCGGGAAGGATAGAGAAGACGAAGGGACTCTCTACCCTCGTGGAGGCTTACAGGAGGATGGATACGGATATCCCCCTGGTGATAGCGGGAGGCGGAGTCGCCACCGATGAGGAATATTTCAGGCAGCTCAAAGCGGAAAGTCCCGAAGGAGTAAGATTCATGGGATTTCTGACCGGCGATGAATTTTTCGCGCTGTACGCGCACGCGTCCGTCTTTGTCTTTCCATCGGAGTACGAAGCAATGTCGATGGCTCTTCTTGAGGGGCTGTCGTTCGGAACACCGACTGTGTACAGCGATATTCCTGAGAACGAGGCGGTTGCCGCCGGAATCGGATTTCCATTCCGGGTATCTGATCCTGTAGACCTTGAGGCGAAACTTCGCCATGTCCTTTTGAATCCGCACGAGGCCAGGGAGAAAGGGAACCTGGCGATGGATAAGGTGAGGGCGAATCACAGCTGGGGAGCGATTGCCCGACAGTATGACGCGGTATATAAAATGATGGCGGGACGATCCAGTTGA
- a CDS encoding radical SAM protein, whose protein sequence is MECAIITTYRCNARCQMCNAWQNPSNPSEEFDPEILNKIPAGMQRLNITGGEPMLRKDIHRIIEILDTKSDRLEISTNGFFHDRIIKIAEDFSDITIRVSVEGLPELNDKLRGIDNGFDHALRTILRLKKMGIKDVGFAMTISGDNCRDLLDIYTLVASMGVEFANAVVHNSFYFFKEDNKIENVSEVEKVMTEFIEALLSSPRASIKKRMKDWFRAYLNVGLLRHVQGRQRPIPCNAATDTFFVDPWGRVLACNGSPAPMVMGDLNTQSFDEIWNGEQARKIREMVRTCKQGCWMTGTAVPAMRRNPIGPVKWVLSNKLRVMRGKHVHLDNSQD, encoded by the coding sequence ATGGAATGCGCGATAATCACTACTTACAGGTGCAACGCCAGATGCCAGATGTGCAATGCATGGCAGAATCCGAGTAACCCTTCCGAGGAGTTCGATCCGGAGATCCTGAACAAGATCCCCGCCGGGATGCAGCGACTGAACATCACCGGTGGAGAACCGATGCTGAGGAAGGATATTCACAGGATAATAGAGATCCTCGATACGAAGTCTGACAGACTCGAGATAAGCACCAACGGGTTTTTCCATGACAGGATCATAAAAATAGCTGAAGATTTTTCCGATATCACGATCAGGGTCAGTGTCGAAGGCCTGCCCGAGTTGAACGACAAGCTCAGAGGCATCGATAATGGTTTCGATCACGCACTCAGGACTATTCTGCGTCTGAAAAAGATGGGGATAAAGGATGTCGGGTTTGCCATGACGATATCAGGTGATAACTGCCGCGACCTTCTTGACATTTACACTCTGGTCGCGTCGATGGGTGTCGAATTTGCAAACGCGGTCGTACACAATTCGTTCTATTTTTTCAAGGAAGACAACAAAATAGAAAATGTCAGCGAAGTCGAAAAGGTCATGACAGAGTTCATAGAGGCACTGTTGTCGTCACCGAGAGCGAGTATTAAAAAGAGGATGAAGGACTGGTTCAGGGCCTATCTGAACGTGGGGCTGCTCCGCCATGTGCAGGGCAGACAAAGGCCCATTCCCTGCAACGCGGCTACCGACACATTTTTTGTAGATCCCTGGGGACGGGTACTGGCGTGCAACGGCTCACCGGCGCCGATGGTAATGGGAGACCTGAATACTCAGTCGTTCGACGAGATCTGGAACGGTGAACAGGCCAGAAAGATAAGGGAGATGGTCAGGACCTGCAAGCAGGGCTGCTGGATGACAGGGACGGCCGTACCAGCGATGAGAAGGAATCCAATCGGACCTGTCAAATGGGTCCTCAGCAATAAACTTCGAGTGATGCGTGGAAAACACGTTCATCTGGACAATAGTCAGGACTGA
- the murI gene encoding glutamate racemase has translation MKEKDKSIGVFDSGVGGLTVAAELIRSMPGEDIVYFGDTARVPYGTKSPETVLRFARENLDFLKKKDVKIIVIACNTASSVALPLLLDEEDIPVTGVLLPGAKAAAAATDNGRITVIGTSATIRSRAYEKELYRLNGDLEIRSLPCPLFVSLAEEGWLDGEITEMVVHRYLDRLTEFGADTLVLGCTHYPLLKGVISKVVGEEVRLVDSATETALEVQRILERNSLLRGGDDGGRFECYVSDTPYLFKEVGERFLGRPIDRVEHQNMGD, from the coding sequence ATGAAAGAAAAAGATAAATCTATAGGTGTTTTTGATTCGGGTGTCGGAGGACTGACTGTCGCTGCCGAGCTTATCAGGAGTATGCCCGGCGAGGATATCGTCTACTTCGGGGATACGGCCAGAGTCCCCTATGGTACTAAAAGCCCCGAGACAGTATTACGCTTTGCCAGGGAAAATCTCGATTTTCTCAAAAAAAAAGATGTCAAGATCATAGTGATTGCCTGCAATACGGCATCTTCAGTCGCCCTGCCCCTTCTTCTTGATGAGGAGGATATCCCGGTGACCGGAGTGCTTCTTCCGGGGGCAAAGGCGGCCGCCGCGGCTACAGATAACGGACGTATCACAGTCATAGGTACTTCCGCTACGATTCGGTCCAGGGCTTACGAAAAGGAATTGTACAGACTCAACGGCGACCTTGAAATAAGGTCCCTGCCATGCCCTCTCTTCGTATCGCTGGCCGAGGAAGGATGGCTGGACGGCGAGATAACGGAGATGGTGGTCCACAGATATCTCGATCGGCTCACGGAGTTCGGGGCGGACACCCTGGTACTCGGATGTACCCATTACCCGCTGCTGAAGGGAGTGATCTCGAAAGTAGTAGGTGAGGAGGTCAGGCTGGTAGATTCGGCGACGGAGACGGCGCTGGAAGTGCAGCGGATACTCGAACGGAACAGCCTTCTCAGGGGTGGGGATGATGGGGGCCGGTTCGAGTGTTATGTGAGCGATACGCCATATCTGTTCAAGGAAGTGGGAGAGAGATTCCTGGGCCGGCCCATCGACAGAGTGGAACATCAGAATATGGGAGATTGA
- a CDS encoding ATP-binding cassette domain-containing protein, giving the protein MLAIENVIKRYDGHTAVDDLSLTIEPGGVFGLLGPNGAGKTTTIRMVMNILEPDEGSIRLFDEPINEKVKEKIGYLPEERGMYRKMKVLDQLIFLGEIKGISSSVAEQRAKEWLERVELGDWADKTVETLSKGMQQKVQFISTVLHDPQLVILDEPFSGLDPINTQILKDIIIEMKDEGRTVVLSTHLMDQVEKLCQRICLIDKGKKVLEGKLADIKMEFSKNVISIRFEGDRKILENHPRVEKIADFGQELSVTLSEGTDPNEILRYALDNGRVDRFELGEMSLHDIFITQVREKGGVIDEKDV; this is encoded by the coding sequence TTGCTTGCAATTGAAAATGTGATCAAGAGGTACGACGGGCACACCGCTGTCGATGATCTCTCTCTGACAATCGAACCGGGGGGAGTATTCGGGCTTCTTGGCCCGAACGGAGCTGGAAAGACGACTACGATCAGGATGGTGATGAACATCCTCGAACCAGATGAGGGGAGCATCCGACTGTTCGATGAGCCGATCAACGAAAAGGTGAAGGAAAAAATCGGTTATCTTCCGGAAGAACGTGGGATGTACAGGAAGATGAAGGTGCTCGACCAACTGATCTTCCTGGGTGAGATCAAGGGGATATCTTCTTCGGTCGCCGAACAGAGGGCGAAGGAATGGCTCGAAAGGGTCGAACTGGGCGACTGGGCGGACAAGACTGTGGAGACTCTATCGAAAGGGATGCAGCAGAAGGTGCAATTCATCTCTACAGTACTTCACGATCCACAGCTCGTCATACTCGATGAACCGTTTTCCGGACTTGATCCGATCAACACACAGATCCTCAAGGATATTATTATCGAGATGAAGGATGAAGGCCGTACGGTAGTCCTGTCGACGCACCTGATGGACCAGGTAGAGAAACTCTGCCAGAGGATCTGTCTCATCGACAAAGGGAAAAAGGTACTCGAGGGAAAACTGGCCGACATCAAGATGGAGTTCAGCAAGAACGTCATTTCGATCAGATTTGAAGGGGACAGAAAGATACTCGAGAATCACCCGAGGGTCGAGAAGATAGCCGACTTCGGGCAGGAACTATCCGTGACCCTTTCCGAAGGCACGGATCCCAACGAGATCCTTCGCTACGCACTTGACAATGGCCGGGTCGACCGGTTCGAGCTGGGAGAGATGTCGCTGCATGATATTTTCATAACCCAGGTAAGGGAGAAGGGGGGCGTTATCGATGAAAAAGATGTTTAA
- the prmC gene encoding peptide chain release factor N(5)-glutamine methyltransferase, translated as MFKEIYEEFRKTECEDPFEETVHLLDIMTGGSVRGCDLSFLDNKGLTVAELVRIRNTGKPMEYIVGEAPFMGRSLVVDGGALIPRQETELLAGICIESLKEMLDDNDELDVIELGTGSGNIAVSIAIALEQARVWASDVSEEAVEIARLNVERFDIADRVRLFSGDLFEPLAGEGLENDADLVVCNPPYIPTSSLEKLASEIIDHEPVVALDAGAYGINIFRRLIAESPGFLRQGGMLAFEIGAGQDKLVERLFRKVGDWVDVNTRDDGEAVRVFTARKV; from the coding sequence ATGTTCAAAGAAATATACGAGGAGTTCAGGAAGACCGAATGCGAAGATCCTTTCGAAGAGACTGTTCACCTGCTGGATATAATGACAGGCGGATCTGTCAGGGGCTGTGACCTTTCGTTTCTCGACAACAAGGGACTAACGGTCGCTGAGTTGGTTCGGATCAGAAACACGGGAAAGCCGATGGAATATATTGTGGGCGAGGCTCCGTTTATGGGCAGGTCGCTTGTGGTGGATGGCGGCGCGTTGATTCCCAGGCAGGAGACAGAACTTCTTGCCGGGATCTGTATCGAGTCACTTAAAGAGATGCTGGATGATAACGATGAACTGGATGTGATAGAGCTCGGGACGGGAAGCGGAAATATCGCCGTTTCCATAGCGATAGCTCTGGAACAGGCCAGGGTCTGGGCATCCGATGTCAGCGAGGAGGCGGTTGAGATCGCGCGCCTCAATGTGGAGAGATTCGATATCGCTGACCGGGTCAGGCTTTTTTCGGGAGACCTGTTTGAACCTCTGGCGGGGGAAGGGCTTGAGAACGACGCGGATCTCGTTGTATGCAACCCCCCCTACATTCCGACAAGCTCGCTCGAGAAACTCGCGTCGGAGATCATAGACCATGAGCCCGTCGTCGCGCTGGACGCAGGAGCATACGGAATCAATATTTTCAGAAGACTCATAGCTGAATCACCAGGCTTTCTCAGGCAGGGCGGCATGCTCGCCTTCGAGATAGGCGCGGGCCAGGACAAGCTCGTCGAACGACTCTTCAGGAAGGTCGGAGACTGGGTGGACGTGAATACCCGGGACGACGGGGAGGCCGTACGCGTGTTTACAGCGCGTAAAGTATAG
- the rph gene encoding ribonuclease PH, with translation MTEKKRKRNELRPIRMNVGYLKGEPGSVLFEMGNTRVLCVATVEDTVPPFLRGSGKGWITAEYGMLPRSSPKRIPRESVKGKIKGRTQEIQRLIGRSLRAAVDLEKTGERTFIIDCDVIEADGGTRTASINGGFMALAAVLRDLGLEKEALKGFVAAISVGMKEGKTILDLDYVLDSSADVDMNVVMNDSGEFIEVQGTAEGNTFSREQLDGMLKSAGSGIRKIFKAQKKGLKWA, from the coding sequence ATGACGGAGAAAAAGAGAAAAAGAAATGAGCTGCGCCCGATCAGGATGAATGTCGGCTATCTGAAAGGAGAGCCAGGTTCGGTGCTGTTCGAGATGGGCAATACGCGGGTGCTGTGCGTAGCGACGGTGGAAGATACCGTTCCTCCATTTCTCCGGGGCAGCGGTAAGGGTTGGATAACGGCGGAATACGGCATGTTGCCGAGGTCGAGTCCGAAGAGGATACCGAGGGAATCGGTGAAGGGGAAGATCAAGGGACGGACACAGGAGATACAGCGACTGATCGGCCGTTCTCTGCGTGCTGCGGTCGACCTCGAGAAGACAGGAGAGAGGACATTCATCATAGATTGCGATGTGATCGAGGCCGATGGCGGGACAAGGACAGCATCCATCAACGGTGGATTCATGGCCCTTGCGGCCGTGCTTCGTGACCTGGGACTGGAAAAGGAAGCGCTGAAGGGATTCGTCGCGGCAATCAGTGTCGGGATGAAAGAGGGGAAAACGATCCTCGACCTGGATTACGTTCTTGATTCGAGCGCCGATGTCGATATGAATGTCGTGATGAACGACAGTGGGGAATTCATAGAGGTTCAGGGAACTGCCGAGGGAAACACGTTCTCCCGGGAGCAGCTGGACGGAATGCTCAAGAGCGCGGGCAGCGGCATAAGAAAGATCTTCAAGGCTCAGAAAAAAGGATTGAAATGGGCCTGA
- a CDS encoding ABC transporter permease has protein sequence MKKMFKVVKREYLDRVKKKSFLIGTLLGPIIMGALIFAPMLFMKFAPETQTNIAVIDRTGGMIFDRLTEALTDTLDDGSLKFVLKEIDASMPDLEETRERLNLEVESDVLDGYFDFPEDIVQTGKAHFVSKRLGNIKMMGRLDSAVDLAVIGLKLEAEGIDVAEVGELIKGVSIKIVQLKDGQEEEGKGFDKIFISSFMFVMMLYGTILMWGIAVQRSIIEEKNNRVIEVMLSSLRPIDLLFGKILGVGAVGLTQYLIWAIGGGMLALYGMSMGGPVAQVASNLSPAILTFFVAYYVLGFLFYSTLFAGIGSVCNTDQEAQQMQQPIVLCLVFTIMVPMFIIQNPDSLFATVISLIPFFTPIVMFMRINILTPPAWQIILSFVIMAASLFIAAKISAKIFRIGILMYGKKPDIREIIKWMKRA, from the coding sequence ATGAAAAAGATGTTTAAAGTCGTGAAAAGAGAATATCTCGATCGTGTAAAGAAAAAGAGTTTTCTGATCGGTACTCTTCTCGGTCCCATTATCATGGGGGCGCTTATCTTTGCGCCGATGCTCTTTATGAAATTTGCTCCAGAGACTCAGACGAATATCGCTGTCATCGACAGGACCGGAGGAATGATATTTGACAGGCTGACGGAGGCTCTTACTGATACACTGGATGACGGATCTCTGAAATTCGTTCTGAAGGAGATCGATGCTTCCATGCCAGACCTCGAAGAGACCAGAGAGAGGCTCAACCTGGAAGTGGAGAGCGATGTTCTCGATGGATATTTTGACTTTCCAGAAGATATCGTCCAGACAGGCAAGGCTCATTTTGTCAGCAAGAGACTGGGCAATATCAAGATGATGGGGAGACTGGACAGCGCCGTTGACCTGGCGGTCATCGGATTGAAACTAGAGGCCGAGGGAATTGATGTGGCCGAAGTAGGAGAGCTGATCAAGGGAGTGAGTATCAAGATAGTCCAGCTGAAGGATGGGCAGGAGGAGGAGGGAAAGGGCTTCGATAAGATCTTTATCTCCAGCTTCATGTTTGTCATGATGCTTTACGGGACGATCCTGATGTGGGGGATCGCTGTGCAACGATCGATCATCGAGGAGAAGAACAACAGGGTGATAGAAGTGATGCTTTCGTCGCTCCGTCCGATCGACTTGCTGTTTGGCAAGATCCTCGGTGTCGGCGCGGTCGGGTTGACCCAGTATTTGATATGGGCAATTGGTGGGGGCATGCTCGCGCTTTACGGGATGAGTATGGGAGGCCCCGTGGCTCAGGTTGCGAGCAACCTGTCGCCGGCCATTCTGACATTTTTCGTTGCATACTATGTGCTTGGATTCCTGTTCTACTCGACATTGTTCGCGGGCATAGGATCGGTATGCAATACTGACCAGGAAGCCCAGCAGATGCAGCAACCGATCGTGCTCTGCCTGGTGTTTACCATAATGGTCCCGATGTTTATCATCCAGAACCCTGACAGCCTTTTCGCGACCGTTATCAGCCTCATACCGTTCTTCACGCCGATCGTGATGTTCATGAGAATAAATATCCTTACTCCTCCGGCGTGGCAGATAATCTTGAGCTTTGTAATAATGGCAGCAAGCCTATTTATCGCCGCCAAAATATCAGCCAAGATATTCAGGATAGGTATCCTGATGTACGGGAAGAAACCGGATATACGCGAAATTATAAAATGGATGAAAAGGGCGTAA
- the rdgB gene encoding RdgB/HAM1 family non-canonical purine NTP pyrophosphatase: protein MGLKIVLATRNQGKIREIREILAGTGIETVTLDDYDSFDEPEETGSTFTENAMIKAKATFEVTGLPSLADDSGLEVDALDGGPGIRSARYGGEGLNDIDRCRRLLSELEGVAAEGRKARFRCAMVLYPVPSTGEGAFVTEGVLDGIIAREPAGENGFGYDPVFYIEEMKGTAAEIGPEKKNSISHRYRALIEMKSLLTGGSGIVKSENIE, encoded by the coding sequence ATGGGCCTGAAAATAGTCCTGGCCACAAGGAACCAAGGCAAGATCAGGGAGATCAGGGAGATCCTGGCGGGGACCGGGATAGAGACTGTCACACTTGATGATTATGACTCGTTCGATGAACCGGAGGAGACCGGCAGCACATTCACCGAGAACGCCATGATAAAGGCAAAGGCGACCTTTGAAGTGACCGGGCTGCCTTCCCTGGCCGACGATTCCGGGCTTGAAGTGGACGCTCTCGATGGAGGCCCCGGTATTCGTTCGGCGCGCTACGGCGGCGAAGGACTGAATGACATCGACAGGTGCCGCAGACTTCTGTCGGAGCTCGAAGGTGTCGCTGCCGAGGGCCGGAAGGCGAGATTCAGATGCGCGATGGTGTTGTATCCCGTACCCTCCACGGGTGAAGGTGCCTTCGTCACTGAGGGAGTCCTTGATGGCATTATCGCGCGGGAGCCTGCGGGAGAGAATGGATTCGGATACGACCCCGTTTTTTATATTGAGGAGATGAAAGGGACCGCCGCTGAGATCGGCCCCGAAAAGAAGAACAGTATCAGCCATCGGTACAGGGCGTTGATCGAGATGAAGAGCCTGCTGACGGGCGGTTCTGGTATTGTGAAGAGTGAAAATATCGAATAA
- a CDS encoding GerMN domain-containing protein, whose amino-acid sequence MSSSTGNRIFQVLLILAIVIVSFALITKYSNLKKAQSSGGISPVPEETRSVTLFFASRQADGLLSEAREIAVAEGLEDQVKQVLKALVLGPEDDKMISAVPAGTEILQVFWVEDTQTIFLDFNRALLSAHTGGSAGEYYTISTILKTVSSNFPQVRNLQFLVDGYPVETIAGHYAIAKPLDIMRWR is encoded by the coding sequence ATGAGTTCCTCGACAGGCAACAGGATATTTCAGGTACTGCTCATTCTTGCGATCGTGATCGTTTCATTCGCCCTGATAACGAAGTATTCGAATTTGAAAAAGGCTCAGTCTTCCGGTGGCATCAGCCCCGTACCGGAAGAGACGAGGAGTGTCACACTATTCTTTGCGAGTCGCCAGGCTGACGGCCTGCTGTCCGAGGCGAGGGAGATAGCGGTCGCCGAGGGGCTGGAGGATCAGGTCAAACAGGTTCTGAAAGCCCTTGTGCTGGGACCTGAAGACGACAAGATGATCTCCGCGGTGCCGGCCGGTACCGAGATCCTGCAGGTTTTCTGGGTAGAAGATACACAGACCATTTTCCTTGATTTCAACAGGGCGCTCCTTTCGGCACATACAGGTGGAAGTGCCGGGGAGTATTATACTATAAGCACGATCCTGAAGACCGTGTCCTCAAATTTCCCCCAGGTAAGAAATCTGCAGTTTCTCGTGGACGGATATCCTGTCGAGACGATTGCGGGGCATTACGCTATAGCAAAACCACTTGATATCATGCGCTGGAGATAG